In Myripristis murdjan chromosome 2, fMyrMur1.1, whole genome shotgun sequence, a genomic segment contains:
- the LOC115376017 gene encoding adenosine receptor A1-like yields MNVTPAGCLDATPSAYQPRLKGPYIAAELLIALLAITGNVLVCLAVTRNRRLRTVTNYFLVSLAVADILVGLLAIPCAVLTDLGQPRHNLPLCLVLLSILMVLTQSSILSLLAVAAERYVAILLPFQYQRIMSPRNARLALLVTWSLAAISGTVPLMDWHKQPGDSEYCIFTCVVDMTYMVYFNFFCCLLVPLVAMFIIYAHIFLTVRRQLRRIAVATRTAAGAGLQDGPATGSGSTGIGSGTEVTVVQGSDGDGAGGDETDMGTETGSGGDAKEGTSKTEVFHEVGASESGLGTPGEASNGTGEVVGCASQTVPTTIFTKPGFRIGPTGSGSSTSSSGSVGGSDDGKPGARTRQEIRKATSLFLVLFLFMVCWMPIHCINCVLLLCPQCPVPMSVTLVAILLSHANSALNPILYAYRMRSFRRTLTGMWQWIFTTKHQ; encoded by the exons GGCTGTGACCAGGAACAGGAGGCTTCGCACCGTCACCAACTACTTCCTG gtgtCACTGGCAGTAGCAGACATCCTGGTGGGCTTGCTGGCCATCCCCTGTGCAGTGCTGACAGACCTGGGGCAGCCCCGCCACAACCTGCCGCTGTGCCTCGTGCTGCTCAGCATCCTGATGGTGCTCACACAG agcTCCATCCTGAGCCTGCTGGCGGTGGCGGCGGAGCGCTACGTGGCGATCCTGCTGCCCTTCCAGTACCAGCGCATCATGAGCCCCAGGAACGCCCGGCTGGCCCTGCTGGTCACCTGGAGCCTGGCTGCCATCTCCGGCACTGTGCCGCTCATGGACTGGCACAAACAACCAGGAGACTCTGA GTACTGCATCTTCACCTGCGTGGTGGATATGACCTACATGGTCTACTTCAACTTCTTCTGCTGCCTCCTGGTGCCGCTGGTGGCCATGTTCATCATCTACGCCCACATCTTCCTCACCGTCCGCCGCCAGCTCAGACGCATCGCCGTGGCCACAAGAACTGCAGCCGGGGCCGGGCTGCAGGACGGGCCCGCTACCGGGAGTGGGAGCACCGGGATAGGGTCCGGGACGGAGGTCACCGTGGTCCAGGGCTCAGATGGTGATGGCGCTGGAGGAGATGAGACTGACATGGGGAcggagacaggaagtggtggAGACGCCAAAGAGGGAACATCGAAGACTGAAGTTTTCCATGAGGTGGGTGCATCTGAGAGTGGATTAGGAACTCCGGGTGAGGCTTCAAATGGGACTGGGGAAGTGGTTGGGTGTGCTTCTCAAACTGTGCCCACCACTATTTTTACAAAGCCAGGCTTCAGGATTGGACCAACTGGCTCTGGTAGCTCCACTTCGAGCTCGGGGTCGGTTGGAGGGTCCGATGACGGCAAACCCGGCGCACGCACCCGCCAGGAGATCCGCAAGGCcacctctctcttcctggtccTGTTTCTCTTCATGGTGTGCTGGATGCCCATCCACTGCATCAACTGCGTCCTGCTGCTCTGCCCACAATGCCCGGTGCCCATGTCGGTCACCCTGGTGGCCATTTTGCTCTCCCATGCCAATTCGGCCCTCAACCCAATCCTGTACGCCTACAGGATGAGGTCTTTCAGGCGCACTCTGACAGGGATGTGGCAGTGGATCTTCACAACAAAACACCAGTAG